In one Rutidosis leptorrhynchoides isolate AG116_Rl617_1_P2 chromosome 8, CSIRO_AGI_Rlap_v1, whole genome shotgun sequence genomic region, the following are encoded:
- the LOC139864380 gene encoding uncharacterized protein, with product MDLLKNIQETFDSLRKINMKLNPKKCSFGFEEGMFLGHVITTRGIRANPKKIQAIDEMAAPRMRKEVQSLNGKLAALSRFLSKAAERSLPFFKVLKDNVGRNFDWTPDADQAFQEMKALIRTLPTLTTLVPEFSGETLTIYLAAGTDAVSTVLVVERGGTQMPVYFVSKALQHCEVNYKPVEKLIFALVHTARWLRRYFQAHPMLLLSKPEVSGRLAKWAIELGEHEIHYAPVPLSKAKSWQILWLNSYAPSKKEEHTYALRFEFPASNNEAEYEALLSGLRMAEKTGIKYLKVSVDSQLMANQMNGTFEARDPAMQNYLALVEEMANKFERFSITQVPRSLNKKTDALSKLASSVFSHFAKDVWVEVLSQKSTDVVQEAATVEEVKTWMSPIVTYLKSGTLPVDGAMARKIRMKAPMYVLRDGVLFKKSFTAPLLRCVGPSEAGTIVKEVHEGTCGMHLGFRTVVGKIMQLGYFWPSMYRDTKEIIKACAS from the exons ATGGACCTTTTGAAGAACATTCAGGAAACGTTCGATTCTCTACGAAAAATCAACATGAAGCTGAATCCGAAGAAGTGTAGTTTTGGATTTGAGGAAGGAATGTTCTTGGGGCACGTCATCACAACGCGTGGCATACGGGCAaaccctaagaaaattcaagctatTGATGAAATGGCAGCACCACGAATGAGAAAGGAGGTACAAAGTCTGAACGGCAAGTTGGCAGCGTTGTCCAGATTCCTGTCAAAGGCGGCAGAACGGTCACTTCCATTTTTCAAAGTGTTGAAAGACAACGTGGGACGGAACTTCGACTGGACTCCTGATGCAGATCAGGCTTTCCAGGAAATGAAGGCTTTGATAAGGACGTTGCCGACGTTGACGACACTAGTACCGG AGTTCTCAGGCGAAACTTTGACAATTTACTTGGCGGCGGGAACTGATGCTGTTAGCACGGTGCTCGTCGTGGAGCGTGGCGGCACACAGATGCCAGTTTATTTTGTGAGCAAGGCACTACAACATTGCGAAGTTAACTACAAACCGGTCGAGAAGCTCATTTTCGCGTTGGTCCACACCGCAAGATGGTTGCGACGGTACTTTCAAGCGCACCCAATGCTG TTATTGAGTAAACCGGAGGTTTCTGGAAGGCTAGCCAAGTGGGCAATCGAACTGGGTGAACATGAAATCCATTACGCCCCCGTACCACTGTCAAAGGCCAAATCATGGCAGATTTTATGGTTGAATTCATATGCGCCGTCGAAGAA AGAGGAACATACCTACGCGTTGCGTTTCGAGTTCCCTGCCTCCAATAATGAAGCGGAATATGAGGCATTGCTATCTGGTTTGAGAATGGCTGAAAAGACGGGAATAAAATACCTAAAGGTGTCGGTTGATTCCCAACTCATGGCGAATCAAATGAACGGGACGTTTGAAGCTAGGGATCCGGCTATGCAAAATTATTTGGCATTGGTAGAAgaaatggccaacaaattcgagcgTTTCTCAATAACGCAAGTGCCGCGATCCTTGAACAAAAAGACCGACGCACTCAGCAAACTCGCATCAAGCGTGTTCAGCCACTTCGCCAAGGACGTTTGGGTAGAGGTCCTTAGTCAAAAATCCACTGACGTGGTACAG GAGGCAGCCACTGTAGAAGAGGTCAAGACGTGGATGAGTCCTATCGTTACGTACCTAAAGAGCGGGACGTTGCCGGTTGACGGGGCAATGGCACGTAAGATTCGTATGAAAGCACCTATGTACGTGTTAAGGGATGGAGTTCTGTTCAAGAAATCCTTCACGGCACCGCTTTTAAGGTGTGTTGGCCCAAGCGAGGCAGGAACAATCGTAAAGGAGGTGCATGAAGGGACTTGTGGCATGCATTTAGGATTTAGGACCGTTGTGGGGAAGATAATGCAGCTAGGGTATTTTTGGCCGTCCATGTACCGTGACACGAAAGAGATCATCAAAGCTTGTGCTTCATGA